Proteins from a single region of Neomonachus schauinslandi chromosome 10, ASM220157v2, whole genome shotgun sequence:
- the C1D gene encoding nuclear nucleic acid-binding protein C1D, which translates to MAGEEINEDYPVEIHEYLSTFENSIGAVDEMLKTMMSVSRNELLQKLDPLEQAKVDLVSAYTLNSMFWVYLATQGVNPKEHPVKQELERIRIYMNRVKEITDKKKAGKLDRGAASRFVKNALWEPKPKNASKVANKGKSKN; encoded by the exons ATGGCCGgtgaagaaattaatgaagacTATCCAGTAGAAATTCATGAGTATTTATCAACATTTGAGAATTCCATTGGTGCTGTGGATGAGATGCTGAAGACCATGATGTCTGTTTCTAGAAATGAGTTGTTGcagaag ttggACCCCCTTGAGCAAGCCAAAGTGGATTTAGTTTCTGCTTACACATTAAATTCAATGTTTTGGG TTTATTTGGCAACTCAGGGAGTTAATCCTAAGGAACATCCAGTAAAGCAGGAATTG gaAAGAATCAGAATATACATGAACAGAGTCAAGGAAATAACAGACAAGAAAAAGGCTGGCAAGCTGGACAGAGGAGCAGCTTCAAGATTTGTGAAAAATGCCCTTTGGGAACCAAAACCTAAAAATGCATCCAAAGTTGccaataaaggaaaaagtaaaaattaa